Proteins encoded together in one Mycobacterium simiae window:
- a CDS encoding CaiB/BaiF CoA transferase family protein, with amino-acid sequence MLELSLFSPDALGGHLADLGAEVIKIEQPGGGGFRGELFPPDNVQNLQWNRGKKSVTLNLKSDKGAAIFRRLAAQANVMIDGLRAGAAERLGLGYDDVVELNPTIVYCSLNGMGGYGPYAKLPTHGLSFDCFAGLNPPVIQPDGTPRLAAGATGTTGVLAGPLYAAMAVLAALHSARRDGQSQYVEVSQVDAAIAWNFQKLTALANGLFGYSDGMQASLRYQYYETSDGNYVVFNALEDKFWRRFCEAVNRADLYEPGQARLGDDPQADERLRRELTAIFKGRTRSEWIDFFMATDIAGAPAFEGADLLDDEHVKARGMVYEPCGHDRPPLRLIATPVKTRPRRPFAAPLPPDVGTHTYEVLTTLAGCDEAELLQLRRDGVI; translated from the coding sequence GTGCTCGAGCTATCCCTGTTCTCCCCCGACGCGCTCGGCGGACACCTCGCCGATCTGGGCGCCGAGGTAATCAAGATCGAACAACCGGGGGGCGGCGGATTCCGCGGCGAACTCTTTCCGCCCGATAACGTACAAAACCTCCAATGGAACCGCGGAAAGAAGAGCGTCACGCTGAACCTGAAATCAGACAAGGGGGCTGCAATCTTTCGCCGCCTTGCGGCGCAAGCCAACGTAATGATCGACGGCCTGCGGGCAGGCGCTGCTGAGCGACTCGGGCTTGGCTATGACGACGTCGTCGAACTCAACCCGACGATCGTCTATTGCAGTCTCAACGGGATGGGCGGTTATGGCCCGTACGCCAAGCTCCCCACGCATGGGCTCTCGTTTGACTGCTTCGCAGGCTTGAACCCGCCAGTAATTCAACCCGACGGAACACCGCGCCTGGCCGCCGGAGCGACCGGCACCACGGGTGTACTGGCCGGCCCCCTCTATGCCGCGATGGCAGTTCTCGCTGCCCTACACAGCGCGCGCCGCGACGGGCAATCGCAGTACGTCGAGGTCTCTCAAGTCGACGCCGCCATCGCGTGGAACTTCCAGAAGCTGACGGCGCTGGCCAACGGCCTGTTCGGCTATTCAGACGGCATGCAGGCTTCCCTGCGGTATCAGTACTACGAGACCAGCGACGGCAACTACGTGGTGTTCAACGCGTTGGAAGACAAGTTCTGGCGCAGATTCTGCGAAGCCGTGAACCGAGCGGATCTCTATGAGCCCGGACAGGCCCGGCTCGGCGATGATCCGCAAGCCGACGAACGCCTGCGCCGTGAACTCACCGCGATCTTCAAGGGCCGCACTCGTAGTGAGTGGATTGATTTCTTCATGGCCACCGACATCGCCGGTGCGCCAGCCTTCGAGGGCGCCGACCTACTTGACGACGAGCACGTCAAAGCACGCGGCATGGTGTATGAACCCTGCGGCCACGACCGCCCGCCATTGCGGCTCATCGCAACGCCTGTCAAGACGAGACCCCGCCGTCCGTTCGCCGCGCCCCTTCCGCCAGACGTTGGGACACACACTTATGAAGTGCTAACCACACTGGCCGGCTGCGATGAGGCGGAACTCCTACAATTGCGCCGCGACGGAGTGATCTGA
- a CDS encoding aldehyde dehydrogenase family protein — MAIRQYENFIDGRWTSDNAGAPIDVIDPATEEVVGRVLDGGAKQAVMAIEAARRAFDEGPWPWMSVRERARILKRFSEIMESRHDELRELVVAEIGSVAFLTDFLQVGGAIEASHYYSDFVEHDVTWVETPGGPKVSPTGLGGTVVVREPVGVVGVITPFNFPFSINLQKCLPALAVGCTVVLKPHPWTPMNALELARIGEEAGIPAGVFNVVVGGGEVGEEFSTNPLVDMIAFTGSTETGKRIREVSARTMKRAQLELGGKSAHIVLDDVTESDVAGIGFGQVLMHSGQACVAASRLLVPEHLLDSYIDGVKAMAPSLTIGDPRDPATVVGPLIREQQRQRVESYVQSALDEGATLVAGGRRPAHLSRGFFYEPTAFVNCHNDMRICREEVFGPVLTVQTYQNQEEAVRIANDSDFGLAGLVMTRNAARGFNVARQIRTGTIIVQCCGGGPLDDAPNPGNGEGPGWSVPARGMFNGGGPFGGFKHSGLGREQGRWGFEEFTEIKSISWM, encoded by the coding sequence GTGGCAATCCGGCAGTACGAGAATTTCATCGATGGTCGATGGACCAGTGACAACGCCGGGGCACCGATCGATGTAATCGACCCCGCCACTGAGGAAGTGGTCGGCCGCGTGCTTGACGGCGGCGCCAAGCAAGCGGTTATGGCTATCGAAGCTGCGCGCCGGGCCTTCGACGAAGGCCCTTGGCCGTGGATGTCGGTGCGTGAGCGCGCGAGGATACTGAAGCGCTTCAGCGAAATCATGGAGTCGCGCCATGACGAGCTTCGCGAGCTCGTTGTCGCCGAGATCGGTTCCGTCGCCTTCCTTACCGACTTTCTGCAGGTGGGCGGAGCGATCGAAGCATCGCACTACTACAGCGATTTCGTGGAGCACGACGTCACTTGGGTCGAGACTCCGGGAGGGCCGAAAGTCTCACCGACCGGGCTCGGCGGCACCGTCGTCGTGCGAGAACCCGTCGGAGTGGTCGGCGTGATCACACCGTTCAACTTCCCGTTCTCGATCAACCTGCAAAAGTGCTTGCCGGCGCTTGCCGTCGGTTGCACCGTCGTCTTGAAACCACATCCGTGGACGCCGATGAATGCACTCGAACTCGCCCGCATCGGCGAGGAAGCCGGCATACCGGCGGGTGTCTTCAACGTCGTCGTGGGTGGCGGTGAAGTCGGGGAGGAGTTTTCGACGAATCCCCTTGTGGACATGATCGCCTTCACCGGCTCGACGGAAACCGGCAAGCGCATCAGGGAGGTATCGGCGCGGACGATGAAGCGGGCCCAGCTGGAACTGGGCGGCAAGAGCGCTCACATCGTCCTTGACGACGTGACCGAATCCGACGTAGCCGGTATCGGTTTCGGACAAGTGCTCATGCATTCGGGACAAGCGTGCGTCGCGGCGTCGCGCCTGCTGGTGCCGGAGCACCTACTCGATAGCTATATCGACGGCGTTAAGGCCATGGCCCCGAGCCTCACCATCGGTGATCCGCGCGACCCGGCCACCGTGGTGGGTCCCCTGATCCGTGAACAGCAGCGGCAGCGAGTCGAGAGCTACGTGCAGTCGGCACTCGACGAAGGGGCCACGCTGGTGGCCGGCGGCCGGCGGCCCGCACATCTGAGCAGAGGATTCTTTTACGAGCCGACAGCTTTCGTCAACTGTCACAACGACATGCGGATCTGCCGAGAAGAAGTCTTCGGCCCGGTTCTCACAGTGCAGACTTACCAGAATCAAGAGGAGGCGGTGCGCATCGCCAACGACTCCGACTTCGGACTCGCAGGGCTCGTCATGACCCGCAACGCCGCACGCGGCTTCAACGTGGCACGCCAAATCCGTACCGGCACAATCATCGTTCAATGCTGCGGCGGTGGGCCGCTAGACGACGCTCCCAACCCGGGCAACGGCGAGGGCCCGGGCTGGTCGGTGCCCGCGCGTGGAATGTTCAACGGCGGAGGCCCATTCGGCGGTTTCAAGCACAGCGGTCTTGGGCGCGAGCAGGGCCGCTGGGGCTTTGAGGAATTCACCGAGATCAAGTCGATCTCGTGGATGTGA
- a CDS encoding CaiB/BaiF CoA transferase family protein encodes MNILEGVRIIEIADEIAGPYCGKLFADVGAEVIKVESPAGDRFRRRGSRRRAGEDGALFTFLNAGKRSVVGAYGEPHVADLIATADIVIDGGVGGKIDHDELLNKLSDLVIVTLSPFGLTGPYRSRPATEFTLQAESGTLGLRARPDQPPLQAGGRIFEWVLGSYAAVGALAASLRARDGGGGEIVDCSLMEACHLSASGFIDLYYALAGSPPTSAPPRLTELPSIEPTADGWVGFNTNTHQQFESFLLMIGRADLLEQDATWALAPTRYERMEQWNKIVRDWTTQRTTEEIVEVASALRIPVAQVNNGRTVLDHPHFRARGVWAASANGTFTHPLPPYRIDGMRPGSEPKVAPRLGELDAMAPLSKPGTPRNSVSAVNLPLTGTRIIDATAWWAGPSSTHILAALGAEVIHLESVQHPDGARMTAGAFMDQPSWWERSAMFLATNANKKGLTLDLSSPRGRELFFRLVEHADVVVENFSPRVFENFGITWEALSSANPRLILTRMPAFGLDGPWRDNVGFAQTMEQMTGMAWITGHEYDQPRIPRGPCDPLAGMHSAFAMLVGLSRREQTGRGSFVEVSMVEAALNAAAEQVIEYTAYGTILSRLGNRSRDAAPQGLYSCRGHEQWLALSIASDEQWSALKSVLGQPGWADDPSLDTHEGRWRAHDLIDKHLEQWASGQDSADAAAMLSASGVPASTLYDARFSPQHPQLVARGYFERVNHSIVGQHQVPTIPFRFRSVDRWCRTPAPTVGEHNETILKELLGLDETAIETLATESVIGTRLNGIG; translated from the coding sequence ATGAACATTCTCGAAGGTGTGCGGATCATCGAGATCGCCGACGAGATCGCCGGGCCTTATTGCGGCAAACTCTTCGCGGATGTAGGCGCGGAAGTGATCAAGGTCGAGTCGCCGGCCGGTGATCGGTTTCGTCGCCGGGGGTCGCGGAGGCGCGCGGGGGAGGACGGGGCTTTGTTCACCTTTCTGAACGCCGGTAAGCGCTCAGTCGTGGGGGCTTACGGTGAACCGCATGTTGCCGATCTGATCGCAACCGCCGACATTGTGATCGATGGCGGGGTCGGCGGCAAGATCGACCACGACGAATTACTCAATAAATTAAGCGATTTGGTGATTGTGACGTTGTCCCCGTTCGGCCTGACCGGTCCATATCGAAGCAGACCCGCAACAGAGTTCACGCTGCAGGCCGAAAGCGGAACCCTGGGTCTGCGCGCCCGGCCGGACCAGCCTCCTTTGCAGGCTGGCGGTCGCATCTTCGAATGGGTCCTGGGTAGTTATGCGGCTGTCGGAGCGCTGGCAGCGTCTCTGAGAGCGCGTGACGGAGGCGGCGGCGAGATCGTCGACTGTTCGTTGATGGAAGCGTGTCATCTCAGCGCCAGCGGATTCATCGACTTGTACTACGCCCTCGCGGGAAGTCCACCGACATCGGCACCACCGAGACTGACTGAACTGCCGTCAATCGAGCCGACGGCCGACGGCTGGGTTGGATTCAACACCAACACCCACCAGCAGTTCGAGTCCTTCCTGCTGATGATCGGCCGTGCCGACCTCCTCGAGCAGGATGCGACCTGGGCCCTGGCTCCGACGCGGTACGAACGCATGGAGCAGTGGAACAAGATTGTGCGGGACTGGACTACCCAGCGCACTACTGAAGAGATCGTTGAAGTGGCTTCCGCGCTTCGGATTCCCGTTGCGCAGGTCAACAATGGGCGGACCGTCCTGGACCATCCCCACTTCCGCGCGCGGGGCGTATGGGCCGCGAGCGCCAACGGAACATTCACTCATCCGCTTCCGCCCTACCGGATCGATGGCATGCGGCCGGGCAGCGAGCCGAAGGTTGCGCCGCGGCTCGGTGAGCTCGATGCGATGGCACCTCTCTCTAAGCCGGGGACGCCAAGAAATTCCGTGTCGGCAGTGAATCTGCCGCTGACAGGCACACGCATCATCGACGCTACGGCTTGGTGGGCCGGGCCTTCATCCACCCACATCTTGGCGGCGTTAGGCGCCGAGGTCATTCACTTGGAGTCAGTTCAGCATCCAGACGGTGCGCGGATGACCGCCGGAGCATTCATGGACCAGCCCAGCTGGTGGGAGCGCTCGGCCATGTTCTTGGCCACCAATGCCAACAAGAAGGGCCTGACGCTCGATCTGTCGTCACCAAGAGGCCGAGAGTTATTCTTCCGGCTTGTCGAACATGCCGATGTTGTCGTGGAAAACTTTTCACCGCGAGTCTTTGAGAATTTCGGCATTACCTGGGAAGCGTTGAGTTCTGCGAACCCGCGGCTGATCCTGACCCGCATGCCCGCTTTCGGTCTGGACGGACCGTGGCGGGACAACGTCGGGTTCGCGCAAACGATGGAGCAGATGACAGGCATGGCCTGGATAACCGGTCACGAATACGATCAACCGCGCATACCTCGCGGCCCGTGTGATCCGTTGGCAGGCATGCATTCCGCTTTTGCAATGCTTGTCGGACTGAGTCGGCGAGAGCAGACCGGCCGGGGCTCTTTCGTCGAGGTATCCATGGTCGAGGCGGCACTGAATGCCGCCGCGGAGCAAGTCATCGAGTACACCGCTTACGGCACCATCCTGTCGCGACTGGGCAATCGCAGTAGGGACGCGGCGCCTCAGGGCTTGTACTCATGTCGCGGGCACGAACAGTGGCTCGCCCTCTCCATCGCATCCGACGAGCAATGGTCTGCATTGAAATCAGTGCTCGGCCAGCCAGGCTGGGCGGACGATCCCTCGCTCGACACGCACGAAGGGCGCTGGCGTGCACACGATTTGATCGACAAACATCTTGAGCAGTGGGCCTCTGGGCAAGACAGCGCCGACGCGGCGGCCATGTTGTCGGCTTCCGGGGTTCCTGCTTCCACGCTTTACGACGCGCGGTTCAGCCCTCAACACCCGCAGCTGGTCGCGCGTGGCTATTTCGAACGCGTAAATCACTCGATCGTCGGTCAGCACCAGGTCCCGACCATTCCATTTCGGTTCCGCAGCGTCGATCGATGGTGCCGAACCCCGGCACCCACGGTCGGAGAGCACAACGAGACCATCTTGAAGGAATTGCTCGGATTGGACGAAACCGCGATCGAGACGCTCGCCACCGAATCTGTAATCGGCACTCGGCTCAACGGCATCGGTTGA
- a CDS encoding membrane protein, with amino-acid sequence MTATINADEYQQRRGLSSLQKSLFGVLAFFFAIHIVFWFLEFHGGVSHVVASTGLVVVVVGCFLTALALPWLPVAGRRDWTKSERLSAMVIVWVFIALIPRFIWELPWLLLFDQIRAGVQKGALWTYMWAPILLGGDARYLNGDPLIVVLEWIAFFIGLFEAYAMVQFFRNGKRFTSTQLSFIMGGMIVEVTLPAVYFGVEIANNLQSMSSPVEMWIKFVVLNLLWCTMPFVTYFWGVRRIARQDLAVKF; translated from the coding sequence ATGACAGCGACGATCAACGCCGACGAATACCAGCAGAGGCGCGGGCTCTCGTCACTGCAAAAGTCGTTGTTCGGAGTTCTGGCATTCTTCTTCGCAATCCATATCGTGTTCTGGTTTCTCGAATTTCACGGCGGGGTTTCCCATGTCGTCGCTTCCACCGGATTGGTCGTTGTCGTCGTTGGGTGTTTTCTGACGGCGCTTGCGCTGCCGTGGCTACCGGTGGCGGGCCGTCGCGACTGGACGAAGTCGGAGCGACTGAGCGCGATGGTGATCGTGTGGGTCTTCATCGCGCTAATCCCACGCTTCATCTGGGAGCTGCCTTGGCTATTGCTGTTCGACCAAATCAGGGCTGGGGTGCAGAAAGGTGCGCTGTGGACGTACATGTGGGCGCCCATCCTGCTTGGAGGCGACGCACGCTACTTAAACGGGGACCCGCTCATCGTCGTTCTTGAGTGGATTGCCTTCTTCATCGGCCTCTTCGAGGCTTACGCGATGGTGCAGTTCTTCCGGAATGGCAAGCGGTTCACCAGCACTCAACTCTCATTCATCATGGGCGGGATGATCGTCGAGGTCACGCTGCCCGCGGTCTACTTCGGAGTCGAGATTGCGAACAATCTGCAAAGCATGAGCAGTCCCGTCGAGATGTGGATCAAGTTTGTGGTGCTGAACCTCTTGTGGTGCACCATGCCCTTCGTGACCTACTTCTGGGGCGTTCGACGTATAGCCCGCCAAGACCTTGCAGTGAAGTTTTAG
- a CDS encoding ferredoxin: MTCPEIFDVDDDAKAFVHVDHIPPEWEDKARMAVVNCPERAIGIDE; encoded by the coding sequence ATGACGTGCCCCGAAATCTTCGATGTTGATGACGACGCCAAGGCATTCGTCCACGTCGACCACATCCCTCCGGAATGGGAAGATAAGGCGCGGATGGCGGTCGTGAACTGCCCTGAGCGTGCCATCGGCATCGACGAATGA
- a CDS encoding amidohydrolase family protein produces the protein MEQDLQWLISVDDHIIEPPNVWVDRASAADRDRVPHVERIDGVDTWVYEKHRATVMGILVAAHQQPDDYSPLPVNYDELPKVYYDPKARIPDMDQDHVIAGLNFPFFPRFCGQVFSQVQDRELGLKCLTAYNDYIIDEWCGAAPGRYIPMIIVPLWDAALAVAEVLRCAGKGAKAIAFSENVHALGFPSIHSGEWDGFFAAANETKMPLCTHIGSSSVSPNTSPDAPFGVQSVNIGLNLAHSTTDWLFSGKLQKFPDLKIVLAEGGIGWIPYLLERAEHVAAEYRYLRANNWTVDPATMRMSAIATDPAIFPESPRQLFRDHIYGCFIEDEFGAANLDYIGVENVMIETDYPHTDSLWPRSLEAVLKSLEGRSDADKYKVLQGNARRVFNFEPAPYPIAN, from the coding sequence GTGGAACAAGATCTGCAGTGGCTCATCTCCGTTGACGACCACATCATCGAGCCGCCGAACGTCTGGGTTGACCGCGCATCTGCTGCCGACCGAGATCGCGTGCCGCACGTGGAACGCATCGACGGTGTCGATACCTGGGTCTACGAGAAACACCGCGCCACCGTCATGGGCATCCTGGTGGCCGCCCATCAGCAGCCCGACGACTACTCCCCGCTGCCCGTCAATTACGACGAACTCCCGAAGGTTTACTACGACCCCAAGGCCCGAATCCCAGACATGGACCAGGATCACGTCATCGCCGGGTTGAACTTCCCGTTCTTTCCCCGCTTTTGCGGACAGGTATTTTCGCAGGTTCAGGACCGCGAACTTGGTCTGAAGTGCCTCACGGCATACAACGACTACATCATCGACGAGTGGTGCGGGGCGGCGCCGGGTCGCTACATTCCGATGATCATCGTGCCGCTGTGGGACGCCGCACTGGCAGTCGCCGAAGTGCTTCGGTGCGCAGGCAAGGGTGCGAAGGCGATCGCTTTTTCGGAAAATGTTCACGCGCTTGGCTTCCCGTCGATCCACTCGGGGGAGTGGGACGGATTCTTCGCGGCGGCGAACGAAACGAAGATGCCGCTGTGCACGCACATCGGGTCGTCGTCGGTCAGCCCGAACACATCACCGGACGCGCCATTCGGAGTGCAGTCGGTCAACATCGGCCTCAACCTCGCCCACTCGACAACAGACTGGCTGTTCTCGGGAAAGCTACAGAAGTTCCCCGACCTCAAGATCGTTCTCGCCGAGGGTGGCATTGGGTGGATTCCATACCTGCTCGAGCGCGCTGAGCACGTCGCCGCCGAATATCGCTACCTACGAGCCAATAACTGGACAGTGGATCCGGCAACCATGCGCATGAGCGCAATCGCGACGGACCCGGCGATCTTCCCGGAGTCGCCTCGGCAGTTGTTCCGCGATCACATCTACGGCTGCTTCATTGAGGACGAATTCGGTGCTGCCAACCTCGATTACATCGGCGTCGAAAACGTGATGATCGAAACAGATTACCCGCATACCGACAGCCTGTGGCCGCGCTCGCTGGAGGCCGTGCTCAAAAGCCTCGAGGGTCGATCGGACGCGGACAAGTACAAGGTGCTGCAAGGCAATGCCCGCCGCGTCTTCAACTTCGAGCCCGCTCCGTACCCGATCGCGAACTAG